The DNA segment GGAGACCTCCGCTGCGACGATCGATGCACCTGTGTAGCGTAAGCCCGGCATGGCGGGGCTGTCGAGCGTGCGTGGCCGTGCTTAAATTGCGGTTTCGCCCCGCTGCCGATGCCCTGACGTCGCAGGGGCACCATGAAACGCCAACGCCATCCGCCATGCCACTGATCGATATCCAGAACCTGCAGCAAGCCGCCTATGACTTCGGCAAGCTCCGTAACTGGGGCAAGTACCACAGCCCCAAGAACCTGGCGATGGCGCTGAGCGTCGAGGTGGCCGAGCTGGTCGAGATCTTCCAGTGGCAGACCGAGGAGGAGTCGCGCCAGGTCATGTCGTCGCACAAGCGCGAGCATGTGGAGCAGGAGCTGGCCGATATCACCATCTACCTGACGCAGCTGGTGACGGCGCTGGGCGTCGATCTTGACGCCGCGGTCCGCGCCAAGATGGAGATGAATGCCAGGAAATATCCGTTGCCGGAGTGAGCGGGCGGGCTGGATGAACCGACGCCGGAAGCCCAGGCCTGTGTGGCATTGCGCGACGGCGGCCCAGGCTTCATGAGGCGGATGCGCCTTGCGCCAGGATGCATACGAACAGCACGGCATTCAGCATCAACAGCCCGCAGACCGTCAGCGCCATGGCGGACGCGTCGCGCAGGCGCTCGCGCATGCGGTGCGCGCCGGGCAGCCATTCCCCCCGCGTCCTGCGAGACCAGCAGCAAATGCCCGCGCTGCACATGCCCAGCCACGCCAGCGTGCCAAGCGATTCCCAACCGGTTTGCCGTGGTGCCAGCGCGCGCGGCGGCGACGTACGCAGCGGGATGGAAGCCGGGCGCGGTCGATCGATCGCGACAGGAGGGAGGCGGTCATCGAGGCTTCCCGACTCGGCTTCGTGAGCAGGCGCAGGCTGTGGCACGAGGACCGGCGGAGCGGGCTGCGGCCGGCTCGCCAGCGTTGGCTGGGGCGCCATCTTTGGTGCCGCTTGCGGCTCGCTCTTTGCAATGTTGCGCACAGGCGCCTCGGGCGCATTGGGTTGCGGCGCGGAGGCGCGAGGTGCCGGTTTGCGGTTCCTGTGCGGTTGCCAGCTGGCAAAGACGCTGTCCAGGCATGCCACCGACGTGCAGGCATCCCGGCGCCGTCGCCATGCGGCGATGTCGTCCTGCGCGATTACCCCGGTGCGCAGCAGTCGCTGCTGCTGTGCATGAATGCGTTCGTGATTGCGATAGAGCATCGCGTAGTCGCAGATCAGCGTGGCTGCGCTTGCTTGCCTGTTTTCCCTGCATGGGCTGGGGGAGGCATACAGATCGTCGCAGCGGGCGGCCGGGGAGCGCAGCGTGTTCTTGCAGGCGATATCCGACGCCTGCGCACCGGCGGTGAGCAGAAGGTTGATCGAGATGCAAGCGACCAGAGGGCCGGGAAGCCTTTTCATCCTGTCGCCCCGGGGGCAAGCCGAGGGAGGCGGCGCAGGGACGGCGTCGATGGGGTCCTATTCTGGCGCCCTGTAGCGGATGTTCGGTACGGTGGCGCACGGAAGCGGCAGGGGTGTCCGGGCACAGGGCTGTGCGCGCGGCTGGCGATGGCTTCCTGGCGCGGCTTGATCATTGGATCGAAAGCCCGCTGGCGGTTGATCTTTTCATGAAGCCGACCGCTCCGGATGCGGCGGCGCACGGCCCGCGCTCCGCAGGCTGTGTCTGCTTGCGTCCGCATCCGGACGCTCCACGCGTTTCCCGCTGCACCTGGCCCACTGTCCGGCGTTACGCCAGGATCCAGAACAGCACGATGCTGTTCACGGCGATCAGTCCGGCCGATACCAGCACGATCCGCGCCGCGGTCCGCGTCCGCTGGCGCCGGCGCGCGGCATCAGGCAGCCATGGAACCTGCCGCCGGCGGCACCAACGGACCATGCAGGCGCCGCACAGACTCAACCACGCCAGCGCGCCAAGTGGTTCCCATCTGCCTGGCAAGGATCCATCCACGGGGTAGGCGGGAGTCCATAGCGTGGCGGGGCCGGGGGACGGCTGACTGATCGCCGGCGCGGTGATGGGGCGCTCCGGGGTTTCGCTCTTGGTCACGGCCTGGGGCCTGGACTGTGGCGTGGGCAGGGGGGCGGAATCCAGGAGCGGCCGGTCAATCGTGGCCGGAGCAATCGGACTCTCGTTGATTTTCCTGTCGGCCGAGGGGTCAGGCGAAAGCTGCGGCGCAGGCGGCGGGACGGTATCCGGAAACGGCTGGCTTTTCGCGACAAGGTTGACGGGTTGTGGTGGGCTTCCTGACGGCACCACGGCCCCAGGCGACGGCTGCGGCGTAGCGGGAGAAGCAAGCTGCGTCGGGGCTGTCTGCGTTTCCGGCTGCTTCTTCTCCTGCTGCGTCTCCTGCTGCTTCGCCTGCTGTTTCTCCTGCTGCGTCGCCTGCTTCTTCTCCTGCTGCGTCTCCTGCCGCCTCTCCTGCTGAGTTTCCCGCGGCACCGGCTTCACCACAGGCGGCGGGGGACGGACCTCAGCCCTCGGCCCGGCAGCCTCCGGCTTGCTCTTCCTGGCATTGCGCGCGGCTTGGGCGGGCATCGCCGGCGGCGCCTGGGCAGCGGGGGGAACCGGTTTCTGGCTCCTGTAGTCGCGCCAATTGGCAAAGGCCCTGTCCAGGCACGGCACCGACGTGCAGGCATCCCGGTGCCTTCGCCATGCGGCGATATCGTCCGGCCCGATCTCCCCGGTGCGCAAGAGCTGCAACTGCTCTGCGTAGACGCGTTCATACGCACCGCGGAGCATCGTGTAGTCGCAGATCAGGGCGGCGCCACTGGGCGGCTTGTCCGCATGCCTGCAGGTATTTCCCGCGACCGGCTGGCCGTCGCAGCGGGCGGCCTGCGAACCCAGCCCATGATGGCAGGCAATATCCGACGCCTGCGCAACAGTGGTGAGCAGAAGGCTGGATGCGATGCAGGCGGCCAGTCGGCCAGTAAGCCTTGCCATGCAGTTGCCCCGCGGTAGCGGAATGCGGTGCGCGATGGCGCCGAAGGGTTCCTATTCTCGGCCTGCACAACGGATGCTCGGTGCGGTAGCGCACTTAACTTAGGCTTCCTGGCGATGGAATGCGGCAGGCCCCGTAATTACGGCGTCAGCCATGACCACCTGTCTCCCCTGTCTCCGAGCCAGTGGGCGCCCGCGCGGCAATCATCCAGCAGGCAGCGGTGAAGTGCACGGTCTGGCCACGCATATAGGGCCTGAAGGCGTTGCCGACGGCTTCGACAACCTGGCCACGCGTGCCTGCGTCTGCGTCCCGCAGCGCCAGGCCGACGGGGCCCAGGCTCGTGAAATAGTCTTCCAGCGCGTGCGCCGGCAGCGCGCATGCCACGTCGATCGGCGTGATGTCGATGGCGGTCCAGCCGCTGTCCTCGAGAATGGACCGCACCAGCTGACGATCGCCGAACGCGAACTGCCCAGGGCCACCCGGCTGGCGGGGTGGCAGGTTCCGCAACAACGGCGCAGCGGCGCGCTCTGCAGTGGTCATGAACGGGTTTTCCGCCGCACCGCGCCATGCGATGCAACGCAACGCGGCGCCCGCCTTCGCGGCAATCCGCAGGTTGGCAAAGGCGGCGACCGGGTCGGTGAAGAACATCACGCCGAGGCGCGACACGATTGCGTCGAAGGTGCCAGGCGCGAAGACATGGGTTTGCGCATCCGCCTGGACAAAGGTGGCCGGCACGCCTTCCCGTTGCGCGCGCGCCCGTGCCACGTCCACCAGCGGGCCGGAGATGTCGATGCCGGTGCATTGCCCGCGCGCGCCGATGCTCCGCGCCAGCGCCAGCGTCGTCGCGCCCGCACCGCATCCGACGTCAAGCACATGCCGCGCCGCGCCGGCATCGACCGCGCCGACGAGCAGCGCTTCCAGCGGCTGTAACAGTTGGTCGAGCAGCGCCTGCTGCGCTACCCATGCCTGGCCGGACGGGCCGTTCCACAGCGCGGCCTGTTCGCCGGCACCATTGCTCGTTGACTGCTTGTCACCCATGGTTGTGTCCTCCCGCACGCCATCATGGCGTCGAAGCTACACTGTGCCAGTTCAAGTCAACTTGAGGTCAAGCGGTGAAAAGCCTGGATATCGCCGAAGTGGCGCAGCAGGCGGGCGTGCCTGCGTCGACGCTGCGTTTCTATGAGGAAAAGGGCCTGATCGCTCCCATCGGCCGGCGCGGGATGCGGCGGGTGTACGACGCCGGTGTGCTGGAACGGCTGGCGCTGATCGCGCTGGGGCGGGCGGCAGGATTCTCGCTGGACGACATCGCCCGGATGTTCTCGCCGGAAGGCGGGCCACGGATCGACCGGAAGCTGCTCGCGGCCAGGGCCGATGAACTGGACCGCACGATCCGCAAGCTGACGGCAATGCGGGATGGCTTGCGGCACGCGGCCGTGTGCCCGGCGCCGAGCCATATGGAATGCCCGACGTTCCGGCGGATTCTGGGCGCGGCGGCAGCCGGGGCGATCGGAGGCAGGAAAAAGGCAGGCGTTGCCGCGAGGTGAAGGCATCGCCGTGGAACGCGCCGGCCCTCTTCCCCGGCGCCTCTTTCGCCGCGGGAGAGGGGAGAAGACCAGCGGTGCTTAATCGTGCGCGATGTTTCCGATTGCGGCGCGAACCCAATCGAACCCGACGCGCTCCTGCTCAAGCCTCAGGTTCTTGCGGATGCGGTTATCCCGCAGGTCATCGTAGAGTGCCTGTTCATCGGCGTTCAGCCGGGGCAGATTCCGCAGCATCTGGCAGTCCTCCACGCCCCATTGCCCCTCGAATGCCATCAACGTTTCGCGGTCCATCAGGATCGATTCGGCATGCTCAAGCACGCCGCGCAGCTGGCTCAGGATGGCAAAGCCGTGGGTGTCGATGTCGCCCCAGTAGTAAATCCGGCAATCCGACAGCCAGCACGCGCCCGCGAGCAGGCTGAAGCCATAGCCCGCGCCAAAGATCACCAGGCCTTCGGGCACTTCCGGGAAGGCCAGGAAGTTGGTCTCGTTTTCCGTGATGAACACGCGCGAGACACCCGGTGCCAGCGCCGCAAAGCTGTCGGTATCCAGCGTGACATCGTGCGTCGGCGCATTGCCTGGCAGCGTGCGGTTGTTGCGGTCGAGGAAGCGGAAGCGAATGCGCATCGGCTTGTCGAGAAACCCATAGCGCGTGGAAAACTGGTGGACGCCGGAGTGCTGCGCGGCGATGGCGTCAGGCCGCAGCGCCAGGTCCAGCAGCTCGGCCAGCACGCCGCGATGGGCCTCAACGAACTTGGTATGCACGCCTGGGAGATCGACCTGGCGCAGGTATACGCCAGGCCTCGGGTGCCGCTGCAGCCATCCGACGATGGCAAGGAGCCTGTCCCAGGCGTCGTGGAATTCCAGCGCGCGCAAGGGCCGCTGCGTCAGCCAAGGTAGCAGCAACGGCTGCGTAGCGCGCGTTGCTGCAACCATGGCGGCGAAGCGCTCGACCTCGCGGCGTTTGCCCAACAGTGCGACGGCATCGTTCAGCGTGTCGATCCACGCCGCGCATGGCATGGAATTGGCGCCAAACGTTCGATGGCGGAATTCGCGCATTTCCAGCCGGAAATACGCCATTTGCCGCAGCTCGCCAATCCAGGCGCGCGCTGCCTCGAAGCGCTCCGTCAGTTCACCCGAGGATGGTGCGCGCAACGTCAGCCGCCTCGGAAACAGCACTTCCTCCGGAACCGAGCTGACCATTGCGCGCAGGATGTCGCCCTTGTCCCAGAGCCTCTGCACCTGGGCACGCAAGTCGGCGGGGAGGCTCCAGTTCATGCGGTCATCCTGGCTTTTTCGGCGCGGTACTCGTCGATCGTCAGGTTGCGCACCTTGGAGGCACGCCCTTCGTCGTTCTGCACGAATGCGACGCTGGACACGTACGGCTCGATGATGTGGATCTTCTGCAGCGGCGTCACGATCAGCAGTTGCAGGTTGAGCTTGGCGAACAGCCGCAGGCCGTATTGCGCCGACTCGTCCGAGCCGCGCCCGAAGGCTTCGTCGATGACGACAAAGCGGAACGAGCGCGAACGCACCGCGCCCCATTCCAGCCCGAACTGGTAGGCCAGGCTCGCGGCGAGGATGGTGTAGGCGAGCTTTTCCTTCTGGCCGCCTGACTTGCCGCCGGAGTCAGAGTAGTGCTCATGCTCGGCATTGTCTTCACGCCAGCGTTCGCTTGCGCCGAAGACGAACCAGTTGCGCACGTCGGTCACCTTGACGGTCCAGCGCCGGTCCTGGTCAGTCAGGCCGGTGCGGCCGCGGAAGCGTTCGATGATGTGCTTGACCTGCAGGAACTTGGCTTCGGAGTACTGGCTGTCCTCGGAGCCGGTCAGCGCACCTTCGGTGCAGGCGCGCAGCTCGGACTGGAAGTCGCGGATCTCGGCATCGGGCGTAACCTGCGCCTCCAGCCGGATGTAGCGCCCGGTGTTGTAGTCGATCTGCGTCAGCGATTCGTTGATGCGCTCCACGCGCTCGCGGATGGTCTGCTGTTCCTTGCCGAGCTGCGCGTTGAAGTTGGCGATCTCGTTGATGGTGTTGACGTTCAGCAGTTCCTTGAAGCGGGCCTCGAAACGGGGCAGATCGTCCGTGCGCAGCTTATCGAGCATGCTGCGGTATTCAAAGCCGGCCGAGACACTGGCATCGACCTCGCTGGTTTCCAGCTTGAACGCTTCCTTATATGCTGACATCGCCTTGACGATGCTCTCGC comes from the Cupriavidus sp. P-10 genome and includes:
- a CDS encoding DUF3322 domain-containing protein, which produces MNWSLPADLRAQVQRLWDKGDILRAMVSSVPEEVLFPRRLTLRAPSSGELTERFEAARAWIGELRQMAYFRLEMREFRHRTFGANSMPCAAWIDTLNDAVALLGKRREVERFAAMVAATRATQPLLLPWLTQRPLRALEFHDAWDRLLAIVGWLQRHPRPGVYLRQVDLPGVHTKFVEAHRGVLAELLDLALRPDAIAAQHSGVHQFSTRYGFLDKPMRIRFRFLDRNNRTLPGNAPTHDVTLDTDSFAALAPGVSRVFITENETNFLAFPEVPEGLVIFGAGYGFSLLAGACWLSDCRIYYWGDIDTHGFAILSQLRGVLEHAESILMDRETLMAFEGQWGVEDCQMLRNLPRLNADEQALYDDLRDNRIRKNLRLEQERVGFDWVRAAIGNIAHD
- a CDS encoding class I SAM-dependent methyltransferase, giving the protein MGDKQSTSNGAGEQAALWNGPSGQAWVAQQALLDQLLQPLEALLVGAVDAGAARHVLDVGCGAGATTLALARSIGARGQCTGIDISGPLVDVARARAQREGVPATFVQADAQTHVFAPGTFDAIVSRLGVMFFTDPVAAFANLRIAAKAGAALRCIAWRGAAENPFMTTAERAAAPLLRNLPPRQPGGPGQFAFGDRQLVRSILEDSGWTAIDITPIDVACALPAHALEDYFTSLGPVGLALRDADAGTRGQVVEAVGNAFRPYMRGQTVHFTAACWMIAARAPTGSETGETGGHG
- a CDS encoding nucleotide pyrophosphohydrolase yields the protein MPLIDIQNLQQAAYDFGKLRNWGKYHSPKNLAMALSVEVAELVEIFQWQTEEESRQVMSSHKREHVEQELADITIYLTQLVTALGVDLDAAVRAKMEMNARKYPLPE
- a CDS encoding helix-turn-helix domain-containing protein, with the protein product MKSLDIAEVAQQAGVPASTLRFYEEKGLIAPIGRRGMRRVYDAGVLERLALIALGRAAGFSLDDIARMFSPEGGPRIDRKLLAARADELDRTIRKLTAMRDGLRHAAVCPAPSHMECPTFRRILGAAAAGAIGGRKKAGVAAR